Proteins encoded within one genomic window of bacterium:
- the rplI gene encoding 50S ribosomal protein L9, which yields MKIILRENVEKLGKAGEIVKVKDGYGRNFLIPRQLAVLANVRNIKALDHDRRTIETRSKKTQKAAEATAATLASVSLTIPAKAGEEGKLFGAITSRDIAEALAKAGMTVDRKAIQLADPIKQVGDYKVKIRVAADVLPEISVSVVPEA from the coding sequence ATGAAAATCATCCTGCGCGAGAACGTGGAAAAGCTGGGAAAGGCGGGCGAGATCGTCAAGGTCAAGGACGGATACGGGCGGAACTTCCTGATCCCCCGGCAGTTGGCGGTCCTGGCGAACGTGCGGAACATCAAGGCCCTCGATCACGACCGGCGGACGATCGAGACGCGGTCGAAGAAGACCCAGAAGGCCGCCGAGGCGACGGCGGCGACGCTGGCCTCCGTCTCCCTCACCATCCCCGCGAAGGCGGGGGAGGAGGGGAAGCTGTTCGGCGCGATCACTTCGCGGGACATCGCGGAGGCGCTCGCCAAGGCGGGCATGACCGTCGACCGAAAGGCGATCCAGCTCGCCGATCCGATCAAGCAGGTGGGCGACTACAAGGTGAAGATCCGGGTGGCGGCGGACGTACTCCCCGAGATCTCCGTCAGCGTGGTGCCCGAAGCGTAA
- a CDS encoding class I SAM-dependent methyltransferase codes for MIKEQMNMIYSSMDLDNIPWNVEAPPDIFQGLIRSKKLSPCKIIELGCGAGNYIRYFSDLGFDATGVDISEKAIEIARELAQKSGVKCEFIVADVLGNMSEIKTKYDFVYDWELLHHIFPEDRNKYIGNVQRLLKPQGHYLSVCFSEESTQFGGLGKYRKTPIGTVLYFSNEAEMESLFCRLFFVEELKSIEIKGKKGVHKAIYALMKQKNG; via the coding sequence ATGATCAAGGAACAAATGAACATGATATATAGCAGCATGGATCTTGATAATATCCCATGGAACGTTGAGGCTCCCCCCGACATATTTCAAGGCCTGATAAGGTCGAAGAAGTTGTCTCCGTGTAAAATTATTGAATTGGGGTGTGGAGCAGGCAATTACATTCGATATTTTTCGGATCTAGGTTTCGATGCGACCGGAGTCGATATTTCCGAAAAAGCGATCGAAATAGCAAGAGAATTGGCGCAAAAATCTGGAGTTAAATGCGAATTTATAGTGGCAGACGTTCTCGGGAATATGTCAGAGATTAAGACCAAATATGATTTTGTATACGATTGGGAATTACTGCACCATATATTTCCGGAAGATCGGAATAAGTATATTGGAAACGTCCAAAGATTATTAAAGCCCCAAGGGCATTATTTATCCGTTTGTTTCAGCGAAGAAAGCACACAGTTTGGTGGACTCGGAAAATATAGAAAAACTCCTATTGGAACGGTTCTCTATTTTTCGAATGAAGCAGAGATGGAATCACTATTTTGTAGGCTGTTTTTCGTTGAGGAATTGAAATCTATAGAAATTAAAGGCAAAAAAGGGGTGCATAAAGCTATTTATGCTCTTATGAAGCAGAAAAACGGCTAA
- a CDS encoding IS3 family transposase (programmed frameshift), producing the protein MGPIEVITSVQRRRRWAPEEKRSILEEAEQPGNSLSAVARKYGVNPNQLFHWRKLMREGALVAVEADERVVPASEVKQLKAQIRELERLLGKKTMEAEILRDAIRIAQGKKTSVADALAQEGRFPVKTITDTLGVSRSNVYAKRESVPRRPYRKAEDDALLPLIREIADGRPTYGYPRITALLNRRLIELGRPRVNRKRVYRIMKGNSLLLPKHSGRPVRTHDGKVVTMTSNMRWCSDAFEIGCWNGERVRVAFSMDCHDREIISYIATTAGISGEMVRDLMAESIEARFGLRDRLPHRIEWLSDNGSAYTAHETRMFAASMGLLPCTTPVQSPESNGMAEGFVNTFKRDYVHIHRLETAEQVLAQLPKWFDDYNEVHPHQGLKMRSPREYRKSLTAASGCPV; encoded by the exons ATGGGTCCCATCGAGGTCATCACATCCGTCCAGCGCAGGCGGCGGTGGGCGCCGGAAGAAAAGCGCTCCATCTTGGAAGAGGCCGAACAGCCGGGGAACTCCCTCTCAGCCGTGGCCCGCAAGTACGGGGTAAATCCCAACCAGCTGTTCCACTGGCGCAAGCTCATGCGTGAGGGAGCCCTGGTCGCCGTGGAAGCCGATGAGCGGGTGGTCCCCGCCTCCGAGGTGAAGCAGCTCAAGGCCCAGATCCGGGAACTGGAGCGTCTCCTGGGCAAGAAGACGATGGAGGCGGAGATCCTGCGGGACGCCATCCGCATCGCCCAGG GAAAAAAAACTTCTGTTGCGGATGCCCTTGCCCAAGAAGGGCGGTTCCCTGTGAAGACGATCACGGACACCTTGGGCGTCTCCCGGTCGAACGTGTACGCGAAGCGGGAAAGCGTTCCGCGCCGACCGTACCGGAAGGCCGAGGATGACGCCTTGTTGCCCCTGATCCGGGAGATTGCCGATGGCCGCCCGACGTACGGGTACCCGCGGATTACGGCGTTGCTGAACCGGCGCCTGATCGAGTTGGGCCGCCCGCGCGTAAACCGCAAGCGAGTCTACCGGATCATGAAGGGCAACAGTCTCCTGCTCCCGAAGCATTCGGGGCGGCCGGTGCGGACACACGACGGAAAAGTCGTCACGATGACCAGCAACATGCGGTGGTGCTCCGATGCGTTCGAGATCGGCTGTTGGAATGGTGAGCGGGTTCGCGTGGCGTTCAGCATGGATTGCCACGATCGCGAGATCATCAGTTACATCGCCACCACGGCGGGAATCTCTGGCGAGATGGTGCGTGACCTGATGGCAGAGAGCATCGAAGCTCGGTTCGGCCTGAGAGATCGTCTCCCTCATCGGATCGAGTGGCTCAGCGACAACGGCTCCGCGTACACGGCGCATGAGACAAGGATGTTCGCGGCCAGCATGGGCCTGCTTCCGTGCACAACTCCCGTCCAGAGCCCAGAGAGCAACGGGATGGCCGAGGGGTTCGTGAACACCTTCAAGCGGGACTATGTGCATATCCACCGCCTGGAGACCGCCGAGCAGGTTCTTGCCCAGTTGCCGAAATGGTTCGATGACTACAACGAGGTTCACCCGCATCAGGGCTTGAAGATGCGGTCGCCAAGGGAGTATAGAAAGTCCTTAACGGCAGCATCCGGGTGTCCGGTTTAA
- the dnaB gene encoding replicative DNA helicase, whose product MDENRGTTPGGNDASLRVPPHDLHAEQAVLASVLLNNDLINGVMEVLRPGDFYQGAHRILYEAMVDLYDRGRPIDQLTLSAVLKDRNAEQQVGGLAYLSEIVTSVPISDNVVHYARIVKEKSILRKTISAAQEISATAFQGVADIDVFLDRTEQAIFAIAEEKIRPSYYAMGEMAREAMKEIEEAYERKERITGVASGFRDLDQVTAGFQRSNMIVVAARPGMGKTSLCLNIAVSAATRQKLPVAIFSLEMSRQELAMRMICSEARVNFQRLRTGHLAQEEVNRLVAAVGKLSEAPIYTDDSGTLSAMELRAKARRLKKERGIGLIIVDYLQLMHGSNTRQNSENRVQEVSEISRSMKSLAKELNIPVVAVSQLSRGVESRNDKRPQMADLRESGAIEQDSDLILFVYREEMYAKEKTPQEAKGVAEIIIGKNRSGPMRDVKLAFLSQFTRFEDLAQDLE is encoded by the coding sequence ATGGACGAGAATCGCGGCACGACGCCGGGCGGCAACGACGCCTCCCTCCGGGTACCTCCCCACGATCTCCACGCGGAACAGGCCGTCCTCGCATCGGTCCTGCTGAACAACGACCTGATCAACGGCGTGATGGAGGTCCTGCGCCCGGGCGATTTCTACCAGGGGGCCCACCGGATCCTCTACGAGGCGATGGTCGACCTCTACGACCGAGGCCGCCCCATCGACCAGCTCACCCTGTCCGCGGTCCTGAAGGACCGGAACGCCGAGCAGCAGGTCGGCGGGCTCGCCTACCTCTCCGAGATCGTCACCTCCGTCCCCATCTCCGACAACGTCGTGCACTACGCGCGCATCGTGAAGGAGAAGTCGATCCTCCGCAAGACGATCTCCGCGGCGCAGGAGATCTCCGCCACCGCCTTCCAGGGGGTCGCCGACATCGACGTCTTCCTCGACCGGACCGAGCAGGCGATCTTCGCCATCGCCGAGGAGAAGATCCGGCCCTCCTACTACGCGATGGGCGAGATGGCCCGCGAGGCGATGAAGGAGATCGAGGAGGCGTACGAGCGGAAGGAGCGGATCACCGGCGTCGCGTCCGGGTTCCGGGACCTGGACCAGGTCACCGCGGGGTTCCAGCGATCCAACATGATCGTCGTGGCGGCCCGCCCGGGGATGGGGAAGACCTCGCTCTGCCTCAACATCGCGGTGAGCGCCGCGACCCGGCAGAAGCTGCCCGTCGCGATCTTCTCCCTCGAGATGAGCCGCCAGGAGCTGGCGATGCGGATGATCTGCTCCGAGGCGCGCGTCAACTTCCAGCGGCTTCGCACGGGGCACCTCGCGCAGGAGGAGGTCAACCGGCTGGTCGCTGCCGTGGGGAAGCTCTCCGAGGCGCCGATCTACACCGACGATTCCGGGACGCTGTCGGCGATGGAGCTGCGGGCGAAGGCGCGGCGGCTGAAAAAAGAGCGCGGCATCGGGTTGATCATCGTCGACTACCTGCAGTTGATGCACGGCTCCAACACCCGCCAGAACTCCGAAAACCGGGTGCAGGAGGTCTCCGAGATCTCCCGCTCCATGAAGTCGCTGGCGAAAGAACTGAACATCCCGGTGGTCGCGGTCTCCCAGCTCAGCCGCGGGGTGGAGAGCCGGAACGATAAACGCCCTCAAATGGCGGACTTACGCGAAAGTGGAGCGATCGAGCAGGATAGCGACCTGATCCTGTTCGTCTACCGCGAGGAGATGTACGCCAAGGAGAAGACGCCGCAGGAGGCGAAGGGGGTCGCCGAGATCATCATCGGGAAGAACCGGAGCGGCCCCATGCGCGACGTGAAGCTCGCCTTCCTCTCACAGTTTACCCGCTTCGAGGATTTGGCGCAGGATCTCGAATAG